The Streptomyces sp. SS1-1 genome has a segment encoding these proteins:
- a CDS encoding 6-phosphofructokinase, which produces MRVGVLTGGGDCPGLNAVIRAVVRKGVQEYGYDFVGFRDGWRGPLENDTVRLDIPAVRGILPRGGTILGSSRTNPLKEQDGIRRIKDNLAKQEVQALIAIGGEDTLGVAARLSDEYGVPCVGVPKTIDNDLSATDYTFGFDTAVGIATEAIDRLHTTAESHMRVLVCEVMGRHAGWIALHSGLAGGANVILIPEQRFDVDKVCAWITSRFKASYAPIVVVAEGAMPKDGDMVLKDESLDSFGHVRLSGVGEWLAKEIEKRTGKEARTTVLGHIQRGGTPSAFDRWLATRFGLHAIEAVRDGDFGKMVALRGTDIVRVPIAEATAKLKTVDAELYAEAGVFFG; this is translated from the coding sequence ATGCGGGTCGGAGTACTGACCGGAGGCGGCGACTGCCCCGGTCTCAACGCCGTCATCCGGGCCGTCGTCCGCAAGGGCGTACAGGAGTACGGCTACGACTTCGTGGGCTTCCGGGACGGCTGGCGAGGTCCGCTCGAGAACGACACCGTCCGTCTCGACATCCCCGCCGTGCGCGGCATCCTGCCCCGCGGCGGCACCATCCTCGGCTCCTCGCGCACCAACCCCCTCAAGGAACAGGACGGCATCCGGCGCATCAAGGACAACCTCGCCAAGCAGGAGGTCCAGGCGCTCATCGCCATCGGCGGCGAGGACACCCTCGGGGTCGCCGCCCGGCTGTCCGACGAGTACGGCGTGCCCTGCGTCGGCGTGCCGAAGACCATCGACAACGACCTGTCCGCCACCGACTACACCTTCGGCTTCGACACCGCCGTCGGCATCGCGACGGAGGCCATCGACCGGCTGCACACCACCGCCGAGTCCCACATGCGCGTGCTGGTCTGCGAGGTGATGGGCCGTCACGCCGGCTGGATCGCCCTGCACTCCGGGCTGGCGGGCGGCGCCAACGTCATCCTCATCCCCGAGCAGCGCTTCGACGTCGACAAGGTCTGCGCCTGGATCACCTCCCGCTTCAAGGCGTCGTACGCCCCGATCGTGGTGGTCGCCGAGGGCGCCATGCCCAAGGACGGCGACATGGTGCTCAAGGACGAGTCGCTCGACTCCTTCGGGCACGTGCGGCTCTCCGGGGTCGGCGAGTGGCTGGCCAAGGAGATCGAGAAGCGGACCGGCAAGGAGGCCCGCACCACCGTCCTCGGCCACATCCAGCGCGGCGGCACCCCGAGCGCCTTCGACCGCTGGCTCGCCACCCGCTTCGGACTGCACGCGATCGAGGCGGTCCGCGACGGCGACTTCGGAAAGATGGTCGCGCTGCGCGGCACGGACATCGTGCGCGTCCCCATCGCCGAGGCGACGGCGAAGCTGAAGACGGTCGACGCCGAGCTGTACGCCGAGGCCGGCGTCTTCTTCGGCTGA
- a CDS encoding response regulator translates to MTDGMDGRREPIRVMVVDDHPMWRDAVARDLGASGFEVVATAGDGEQAVRRAKAAGPDVLVLDLNLPAKPGVQVCKELVAHNPALRVLVLSASGEHADVLEAVKSGATGYLLKSASTEELLDAVRRTAVGDPVFTPGLAGLVLGEYRRLAAEPAPPAQETGRAGAPQLTERETEVLRLVAKGLSYKQIAERLVISHRTVQNHVQNTLGKLQLHNRVELVRYAIERGLDDE, encoded by the coding sequence ATGACGGACGGCATGGACGGCCGGCGGGAGCCCATCAGGGTGATGGTGGTCGACGACCACCCGATGTGGCGCGACGCGGTCGCCCGCGACCTGGGCGCGTCCGGCTTCGAGGTCGTCGCCACCGCGGGCGACGGCGAGCAGGCGGTGCGCCGCGCCAAGGCCGCCGGCCCCGACGTCCTGGTGCTCGACCTCAACCTGCCCGCCAAGCCCGGTGTGCAGGTCTGCAAGGAACTCGTCGCGCACAACCCCGCGCTGCGCGTCCTCGTGCTGTCCGCGAGCGGCGAGCACGCCGACGTGCTGGAGGCCGTGAAGTCGGGTGCGACCGGCTATCTGCTGAAGTCGGCGTCGACCGAGGAGCTGCTGGACGCGGTCCGCCGGACGGCCGTCGGCGACCCGGTGTTCACGCCGGGCCTGGCCGGGCTGGTCCTCGGCGAGTACCGCAGGCTGGCCGCCGAGCCGGCGCCGCCCGCGCAGGAGACCGGCCGGGCGGGCGCCCCGCAGCTGACCGAGCGGGAGACCGAGGTGCTGCGCCTGGTCGCGAAGGGCCTGAGCTACAAGCAGATCGCCGAACGCCTCGTCATCTCCCACCGCACGGTGCAGAACCACGTGCAGAACACCCTCGGCAAGCTCCAGCTGCACAACCGGGTGGAGCTCGTGCGGTACGCGATAGAGCGGGGCCTCGACGACGAGTGA
- the macS gene encoding MacS family sensor histidine kinase, with protein MASRERVMRMSVEQPLWRALAGYRVLTMVYAIGLFVSAHDQVARPWVALGYYAVLVVWTLATLPRVANAASCTRPFLAVDLSVAVVGILLTRIAESPERIDAGAPTLPSIWTAGAVLAFAIKGGWRWAAFASTLVAVANLAERAGVPTRDTIHMVLLVWIASIAIGYVVEVARASERTLARALEIEAATRERERLARDIHDSVLQVLAMVQRRGAVIGGEAAELGRMAGEQEVALRTLVSGGLVPVSRVSEDATEGAVVRVVEVPDDEGDGGPVDLRSLLAPYAGARVVLAEPGAPVPLPRAAARELTAAVGAALDNVRAHAGAEARAWILVEDEPGEVLVTVRDDGPGIPEGRLAEAEGEGRLGVAQSIRGRLRDLGGTAEVISVPGQGTEVELKVPKAGSASRGKAEQR; from the coding sequence GTGGCCAGCCGTGAGCGGGTCATGAGGATGTCGGTCGAGCAGCCGCTGTGGCGCGCGCTCGCCGGGTACCGCGTACTGACCATGGTCTACGCGATCGGCCTGTTCGTCAGCGCGCACGACCAGGTGGCCCGCCCCTGGGTGGCCCTCGGCTACTACGCCGTCCTGGTCGTGTGGACGCTGGCCACCCTGCCGAGGGTCGCCAACGCGGCGAGCTGCACCCGGCCCTTCCTGGCCGTGGACCTGTCCGTCGCCGTCGTCGGCATCCTGCTGACCCGGATCGCGGAGTCGCCCGAGCGGATCGACGCCGGGGCGCCCACCCTGCCGTCGATCTGGACGGCGGGCGCCGTGCTGGCCTTCGCCATCAAGGGCGGCTGGCGCTGGGCCGCCTTCGCCTCCACGCTGGTCGCCGTCGCCAACCTCGCCGAGCGCGCCGGGGTGCCCACCCGCGACACCATCCACATGGTGCTGCTCGTCTGGATCGCGTCCATCGCCATCGGCTACGTCGTCGAGGTCGCCCGCGCCTCCGAGCGCACCCTGGCCCGCGCCCTGGAGATCGAGGCGGCCACCCGTGAACGGGAGCGGCTGGCCCGGGACATCCACGACAGCGTGCTGCAGGTGCTGGCGATGGTGCAACGGCGCGGCGCCGTCATCGGCGGCGAGGCGGCCGAGCTCGGCCGGATGGCGGGCGAACAGGAGGTGGCCCTGCGCACCCTGGTCTCCGGCGGCCTGGTGCCGGTGTCCCGGGTGTCGGAGGACGCGACCGAGGGCGCTGTCGTCCGGGTCGTGGAGGTGCCGGACGACGAGGGCGACGGCGGGCCGGTGGACCTGCGGTCGCTGCTCGCCCCGTACGCCGGCGCGCGGGTCGTCCTCGCGGAGCCCGGGGCGCCCGTGCCGCTGCCCCGGGCCGCCGCGCGGGAGCTGACGGCCGCCGTCGGGGCCGCCCTGGACAACGTGCGCGCGCACGCCGGGGCCGAGGCGCGCGCGTGGATCCTCGTCGAGGACGAGCCCGGCGAGGTGCTCGTCACCGTCCGGGACGACGGCCCCGGCATCCCCGAGGGCCGGCTCGCCGAGGCCGAGGGCGAGGGCCGGCTCGGCGTCGCCCAGTCGATCCGGGGACGGCTGCGCGACCTCGGCGGCACCGCCGAGGTCATCTCGGTGCCGGGGCAGGGCACCGAAGTGGAACTGAAGGTACCGAAGGCCGGCAGTGCCTCACGGGGGAAGGCGGAACAGCGATGA
- a CDS encoding lysophospholipid acyltransferase family protein — protein MYGAMKVAIGGPLKVAFRPWVEGLENVPAEGPAILASNHLSFSDSFFLPVVLDRKVTFIAKAEYFTTPGVKGRLTAAFFKGVGQLPVDRSGGRGAGEAAIRSGIEVLERGELFGIYPEGTRSPDGRLYRGKPGGLARVALATGAPVIPVAMIDTEKIQPPGQVMPKLMRPGIRIGRPMDFSRYQGMEHDRFVLRALTDEVMYEIMKLSGQEYVDMYATAAKRQIAEAAKAEKEQAKKTKQPDGERPGAR, from the coding sequence TTGTACGGCGCGATGAAGGTGGCCATCGGGGGACCGTTGAAGGTCGCCTTCCGGCCCTGGGTGGAGGGCCTGGAGAACGTTCCCGCCGAGGGGCCCGCGATCCTGGCCAGCAACCACCTGTCGTTCTCCGACTCGTTCTTCCTGCCCGTGGTCCTCGACCGCAAGGTGACGTTCATCGCGAAGGCCGAGTACTTCACCACCCCGGGGGTCAAGGGCCGGCTGACGGCGGCGTTCTTCAAGGGCGTCGGCCAGCTGCCGGTGGACCGCTCGGGCGGGCGCGGCGCGGGTGAGGCGGCCATCAGGAGCGGCATAGAGGTGCTCGAGCGGGGCGAGCTGTTCGGGATCTACCCGGAGGGCACCCGCTCGCCCGACGGACGGCTCTACCGGGGCAAGCCGGGCGGCCTCGCGCGCGTGGCGCTCGCCACCGGGGCGCCGGTCATCCCCGTCGCCATGATCGACACCGAGAAGATCCAGCCGCCCGGACAGGTCATGCCCAAGCTGATGCGGCCGGGCATCCGGATCGGCAGGCCGATGGACTTCAGCCGGTACCAGGGCATGGAGCACGACCGGTTCGTCCTGCGGGCGCTGACCGACGAGGTCATGTACGAGATCATGAAGCTCTCCGGCCAGGAGTACGTCGACATGTACGCGACCGCCGCCAAGCGGCAGATCGCGGAGGCCGCCAAGGCCGAGAAGGAACAGGCGAAGAAGACGAAGCAGCCGGACGGGGAGCGTCCCGGGGCCCGGTAG